From Treponema rectale, one genomic window encodes:
- the lysA gene encoding diaminopimelate decarboxylase, translating into MSDNFPLNHSELMKLTEKFHTPFYLYDEKAIRENMRAFTKAFSIFPEFREHYAVKACPNPYILKILMEEGCGADCSSLPELILSDLSGIKGDHVIFTSNETPASEYQYAYEHGNIINLDDITHIEFLKESLGGKLPDTICFRYNPGSEKQGCNSIIGKPEEAKYGLTREQILEAYSICKKEGVKRFGLHTMVASNELNPAFFVDTAKLLFELCAEIKEKCGVNIEFVDLGGGLGIPYKPGQKAVDYDEVARGIREEYDRVIVPAGLDPLAIYWECGRPVTGPYGWLVTTAVHHKHIYREYVAVDSCMADLMRPGMYGAYHEVTVSGKENAPKDHVYDVVGSLCENCDKFAVQRELPEINRGDLVIIHDAGAHGRAMGFNYNGKLRCGEILMREDGSFKEIRRRETVEDLFATLDLNGVKDFN; encoded by the coding sequence ATGTCAGATAATTTTCCATTGAATCACAGTGAACTTATGAAACTTACAGAAAAGTTTCATACACCTTTTTATCTATATGATGAAAAAGCTATTCGTGAGAATATGCGCGCTTTTACAAAAGCATTCAGCATTTTTCCGGAATTCAGGGAGCATTATGCTGTAAAAGCCTGTCCTAATCCTTATATTCTTAAAATTCTTATGGAAGAGGGATGTGGCGCTGACTGTTCAAGCCTGCCGGAACTTATTTTATCTGATTTAAGCGGAATAAAGGGGGACCATGTAATTTTTACTTCCAATGAAACCCCGGCTTCTGAATATCAGTATGCCTATGAGCACGGAAACATTATAAATCTTGATGATATTACTCATATTGAGTTCCTCAAAGAATCTCTCGGAGGAAAACTTCCTGATACCATATGTTTCAGATATAATCCGGGCAGTGAAAAGCAGGGTTGTAATTCAATTATCGGTAAGCCGGAAGAAGCAAAATACGGCCTTACCAGAGAGCAGATTCTTGAAGCCTATTCAATCTGTAAGAAGGAAGGTGTAAAGCGCTTCGGTCTTCATACAATGGTTGCTTCAAATGAACTTAATCCTGCTTTCTTCGTAGATACTGCTAAACTTTTGTTTGAACTTTGTGCAGAGATTAAAGAAAAATGCGGCGTAAACATAGAATTTGTAGATCTTGGCGGCGGACTGGGAATTCCGTATAAGCCTGGTCAGAAGGCTGTAGATTATGATGAGGTTGCCCGCGGAATCCGTGAAGAATATGACCGGGTTATTGTTCCGGCAGGGCTTGATCCTCTTGCAATTTACTGGGAATGCGGACGTCCTGTAACCGGTCCTTACGGCTGGCTTGTTACAACTGCAGTTCATCACAAGCACATATACCGTGAGTATGTAGCTGTTGATTCCTGCATGGCAGATCTTATGAGGCCTGGAATGTACGGTGCATATCATGAAGTAACGGTAAGCGGAAAAGAAAACGCTCCTAAGGATCATGTTTATGATGTCGTAGGATCTTTATGTGAAAACTGCGATAAGTTTGCCGTTCAGAGGGAACTTCCGGAAATAAACAGGGGAGATCTTGTTATAATTCATGATGCCGGTGCTCACGGAAGAGCCATGGGCTTTAATTATAACGGTAAGCTCCGCTGCGGTGAAATCCTTATGAGGGAAGACGGAAGCTTTAAGGAAATCCGGCGCCGCGAAACGGTGGAAGATCTTTTTGCTACACTGGATCTGAATGGAGTTAAGGATTTTAACTGA
- the deoC gene encoding deoxyribose-phosphate aldolase: protein MTKNEIAGMIDHTQLAPTARKSDIEKLCEEAKKYQFASVCVNPSYVHLASELLEGTSVKVCTVIGFPLGASGYGAKSAESFIALDDGADELDMVINIGEAKDHNFDAVEEDIKSVVMAARQYEQEDEVNKKIIVKVILETCFLTDDEIVECCKRSVKAGADFVKTSTGFANPKDAEGKPLPNGATVHAVELMRKTVGPDFGVKASGGIRSAEDAQAMVNAGASRIGCSAGVKIVENWK from the coding sequence ATGACAAAAAACGAAATCGCAGGAATGATTGACCACACACAGCTTGCTCCTACGGCACGTAAAAGTGATATCGAAAAACTGTGCGAAGAAGCAAAGAAATATCAGTTTGCATCAGTATGCGTTAACCCAAGTTACGTTCACCTTGCCTCAGAACTTCTGGAAGGCACATCAGTAAAAGTATGTACGGTTATCGGCTTTCCTCTGGGAGCAAGCGGATACGGAGCAAAAAGTGCAGAATCTTTCATTGCTCTTGACGACGGTGCAGATGAACTTGATATGGTAATAAATATCGGAGAAGCAAAAGACCACAATTTCGATGCTGTAGAAGAAGACATAAAAAGCGTTGTAATGGCAGCCCGCCAGTATGAACAGGAAGACGAAGTAAACAAAAAAATCATTGTTAAAGTAATTCTTGAAACATGTTTCCTTACAGACGACGAAATCGTTGAATGCTGCAAGCGTTCTGTTAAAGCCGGTGCAGATTTCGTAAAGACTTCAACCGGTTTTGCAAATCCTAAAGATGCAGAAGGAAAACCGCTTCCTAACGGAGCAACAGTTCACGCTGTTGAACTCATGAGAAAAACCGTAGGACCTGACTTCGGAGTAAAAGCCAGCGGCGGTATCCGCAGCGCAGAAGATGCACAGGCTATGGTTAACGCAGGAGCTTCCCGCATCGGATGCAGTGCAGGCGTTAAAATCGTAGAAAACTGGAAATAA
- the udp gene encoding uridine phosphorylase produces the protein MVDYTEGSGKQYHTGVGPEDIGEYVILPGDPKRCAKIAEHFDNAKLVSDVREYVTYTGTLDGVKVSVTSTGIGGPSASIAIDELSKAGAKTFIRVGTCGGMQENVMGGDIVIATGAVRMEGTSREFAPIEYPAVPDLGVTNALVEAAEKLGVSHHVGVVQCKDSFFGQHEPEIMPVSYELENKWQAWLRMGCLASEMESAALFIAGQFLRVRCGSCFLVVANQERAKKGLENKQAHDTELAIKTAVEALRILIKKDQKK, from the coding sequence ATGGTTGATTATACTGAAGGTTCTGGAAAACAGTATCATACTGGAGTTGGACCGGAAGATATTGGTGAATATGTAATTCTTCCGGGAGATCCTAAACGCTGTGCCAAGATTGCGGAGCATTTTGATAATGCAAAACTTGTAAGTGATGTTCGTGAATATGTTACATATACCGGAACTCTGGATGGAGTAAAGGTTAGTGTAACTTCTACAGGTATCGGAGGTCCGAGTGCTTCCATTGCCATTGATGAACTGTCTAAGGCTGGGGCAAAGACTTTTATCCGTGTCGGAACCTGCGGCGGTATGCAGGAAAATGTTATGGGTGGTGATATTGTTATTGCAACAGGTGCTGTCCGTATGGAAGGTACAAGCCGTGAATTTGCTCCGATTGAGTATCCGGCTGTTCCTGATCTTGGGGTAACGAATGCTCTTGTTGAAGCTGCAGAAAAGCTTGGCGTAAGTCATCATGTGGGAGTCGTTCAGTGCAAGGATTCTTTTTTTGGACAGCATGAACCTGAAATTATGCCTGTAAGCTATGAGCTTGAGAATAAATGGCAGGCATGGCTGAGAATGGGCTGTCTTGCTTCTGAAATGGAAAGTGCGGCTTTATTTATTGCTGGGCAGTTTCTCAGGGTAAGATGCGGTTCCTGCTTCCTGGTTGTTGCAAATCAGGAGCGTGCAAAGAAAGGTCTTGAAAATAAACAGGCTCATGATACTGAGCTTGCAATAAAGACGGCAGTTGAGGCACTGCGTATTCTGATTAAAAAAGATCAGAAAAAATAA
- a CDS encoding calcium/sodium antiporter: protein MKSGNKGVACTLKGCNIISSSREFSPEYVLRSETFTADFYVCRESLFFFADISYEGEAMVVVNVVILVIAFAALIKGADVFVEGSSALARLFRISGVVIGLTVVAMGTSMPELAVSVSAAVQGSSEIALSNVVGSNIFNLLGVLGLCAVIKALPVDTVILKRDFSVSAVSTAAVFTVSSAAGLFSKRFFNLDMGAVSGTVSRLSGIILVAAFIVYIVYLIFDARKHPCGETGGIKHSLWKCLLLITIGLVLIIIGGKAVVDSARNIARFFGMSETLIGLTIVAVGTSLPELVTSVVAAGKGEVALAAGNILGSNIFNLLFILGFSAVIHPVSVNTASVYDMFILIAVTVMTWIFSLSGRKITRAEGWIMLMCYAASTVFAVLR, encoded by the coding sequence TTGAAATCAGGTAACAAGGGAGTAGCTTGTACGCTGAAAGGCTGCAACATTATTTCGTCATCACGAGAGTTTTCTCCGGAATATGTTCTAAGAAGCGAGACTTTTACTGCAGATTTTTATGTTTGCAGGGAAAGTCTCTTTTTTTTTGCAGACATATCTTACGAAGGAGAAGCTATGGTTGTAGTGAATGTGGTGATTTTAGTCATTGCTTTTGCGGCATTGATTAAGGGTGCGGATGTTTTTGTGGAAGGAAGTTCTGCTCTTGCACGTCTTTTCAGGATTTCCGGTGTTGTCATCGGGCTTACTGTTGTTGCAATGGGAACCAGCATGCCTGAACTTGCAGTGAGCGTTTCTGCTGCGGTTCAGGGTTCCAGTGAGATTGCACTGTCTAATGTCGTGGGGTCGAATATTTTTAATCTTCTTGGTGTTCTCGGTTTATGTGCCGTGATAAAAGCTCTTCCTGTTGACACTGTAATTTTGAAAAGGGATTTTTCTGTTTCAGCTGTATCTACGGCTGCTGTTTTTACTGTAAGTTCTGCCGCGGGTCTTTTCAGTAAAAGATTTTTTAATCTTGATATGGGGGCAGTTTCCGGTACTGTTTCCAGACTGTCTGGAATTATTCTTGTTGCTGCATTTATTGTATATATCGTTTATCTGATTTTTGATGCAAGAAAGCATCCCTGCGGGGAAACGGGGGGCATAAAACATTCACTTTGGAAATGTCTGCTTCTTATAACGATTGGTCTTGTTCTGATTATTATCGGAGGAAAGGCTGTCGTTGACAGTGCCCGGAATATTGCGAGATTTTTCGGTATGAGTGAAACTCTGATAGGTCTTACCATTGTTGCCGTCGGTACTTCACTTCCTGAACTGGTTACTTCGGTTGTTGCGGCAGGAAAAGGGGAAGTTGCTCTTGCTGCAGGCAATATACTCGGTTCAAATATTTTTAATCTGCTTTTTATACTTGGATTTTCTGCGGTCATTCATCCTGTCAGTGTAAATACGGCTTCTGTTTATGATATGTTTATTCTTATTGCCGTAACTGTAATGACCTGGATTTTTTCTTTAAGCGGGCGTAAAATCACTCGGGCAGAAGGGTGGATAATGCTTATGTGTTATGCAGCTTCTACAGTTTTTGCTGTTCTGCGCTAA
- a CDS encoding methyl-accepting chemotaxis protein — protein MKLHSLRFKLTFLVIFIALISNMALMLVARNLSTSTVRETVQHLMNSTTENVASKITAGNEHHYRLLEGIAATDTAKNKDMELSEKCRRLSSIKEINSVYENIAFYTYEGDSFSAAGQKINMSSSEFFTSAKSGRHYVDTPAISPVSGDLLQHYSVPVYDDSHSIMGVIVANVKGNVLSGEISNVKFGNSSIIKVIDRTTGKFVASNELNEVTEGQIMDRDSRGDISILVKDMYSGNSGGGVFTDNMSGEKMVAAYAPIENTNWSVLCCAPYSDFYAGLTEMLEIMAVVLVVILVIAFIAGGIMINYYIKPLNLVKASIEDIASGDADLTKRIDTKSRDEIGDVVKGFNVFTEKLQSIISMIKKSKETLGSAGTALADSTNDTSASITQILANIESVHTQIENQGNSVHDTAGAVNEIASNIDSLEKMIETQSSGVAQASAAVEEMIGNIKSVNSSVEKMTESFEALAESAGTGSKLQSEVNERIGQVMNMSQTLQEANTAIAAIAEQTNLLAMNAAIEAAHAGDAGKGFSVVADEIRKLSETSSQQSKTIGDELSNIQTAISEMVNVSQQSNQAFIDVTNHISNTDQLVHQIQAAMQEQNEGSMQISEALHLMNDSTTEVRTASHEMSEGNKAILEGVKNLQDATGIMQTSMGEMSIGAKKINETGVALTEIARQMQESITSIGGQIDQFKV, from the coding sequence ATGAAACTACACAGCCTTAGATTCAAACTCACATTTCTTGTTATTTTTATTGCATTGATTTCAAACATGGCACTGATGCTGGTAGCAAGGAATCTTTCTACTTCAACAGTCCGTGAAACTGTCCAGCACCTTATGAATTCCACAACAGAAAATGTTGCAAGTAAAATAACAGCCGGAAACGAACATCACTACCGTCTGCTGGAAGGAATTGCAGCAACTGATACTGCCAAAAATAAAGACATGGAACTATCAGAAAAATGCAGGAGACTTTCTTCCATAAAGGAAATCAATTCTGTCTACGAAAATATTGCATTCTATACTTATGAAGGAGATTCATTTTCTGCAGCAGGACAGAAAATAAACATGAGCAGCAGCGAATTCTTTACATCGGCAAAATCGGGAAGGCATTATGTTGATACTCCTGCAATAAGCCCCGTAAGCGGAGACCTGCTTCAGCATTATTCAGTACCTGTATACGATGACAGTCATTCAATAATGGGCGTCATTGTTGCAAACGTAAAGGGAAATGTCCTTTCCGGAGAGATTTCAAATGTAAAGTTCGGAAACTCTTCAATAATAAAAGTCATTGACCGTACGACAGGAAAATTCGTTGCTTCCAATGAACTGAATGAAGTTACAGAGGGACAGATAATGGATAGAGATTCCAGAGGAGATATTTCCATACTTGTAAAGGATATGTACTCAGGAAACTCAGGAGGCGGAGTATTTACCGATAACATGTCAGGTGAAAAAATGGTTGCCGCGTACGCTCCGATTGAAAACACAAACTGGTCTGTCCTCTGCTGTGCACCGTATTCAGATTTTTATGCCGGGCTGACAGAAATGCTTGAAATAATGGCTGTTGTGCTTGTCGTAATTCTTGTAATTGCCTTTATTGCAGGCGGAATCATGATCAACTATTACATAAAGCCGCTTAATCTTGTCAAGGCATCGATTGAAGACATTGCCTCAGGTGATGCAGACCTTACTAAACGCATAGATACAAAAAGCAGAGATGAAATCGGAGATGTAGTAAAAGGATTCAATGTATTTACAGAAAAGCTTCAGTCAATAATTTCAATGATAAAAAAATCAAAGGAAACTTTAGGCAGTGCAGGAACTGCCCTTGCTGACAGTACAAATGATACAAGTGCATCAATAACGCAGATTCTTGCAAACATTGAATCAGTTCATACTCAAATCGAAAATCAGGGCAACAGCGTACACGACACTGCAGGAGCAGTAAACGAAATAGCCTCAAACATTGATTCTCTTGAAAAAATGATTGAAACCCAGAGTTCAGGAGTAGCTCAGGCATCAGCCGCAGTTGAAGAAATGATAGGAAACATAAAATCCGTAAACTCATCTGTAGAAAAAATGACAGAATCCTTTGAAGCTTTAGCTGAAAGTGCAGGAACAGGTTCCAAACTCCAGAGCGAAGTAAACGAACGTATAGGCCAGGTCATGAATATGAGTCAAACACTTCAGGAAGCAAACACAGCTATCGCAGCTATTGCAGAACAGACAAATCTTCTTGCAATGAATGCTGCCATAGAAGCAGCTCATGCGGGAGATGCAGGCAAAGGCTTCTCTGTAGTAGCAGACGAAATCAGAAAGCTTTCCGAAACATCAAGTCAGCAGTCTAAAACTATCGGTGATGAACTGTCAAATATTCAGACAGCAATTTCTGAAATGGTAAATGTATCACAACAGTCTAACCAGGCATTCATCGATGTAACAAATCATATTTCCAATACAGACCAGCTCGTTCATCAGATTCAGGCCGCAATGCAGGAACAGAATGAAGGCTCAATGCAGATAAGTGAAGCACTGCACCTTATGAATGACAGTACGACGGAAGTCCGCACTGCAAGCCATGAGATGTCAGAAGGCAACAAAGCAATTCTGGAAGGTGTAAAAAATCTTCAGGACGCCACCGGTATAATGCAGACAAGCATGGGTGAAATGAGCATAGGTGCAAAAAAAATAAATGAAACAGGAGTCGCACTCACTGAAATAGCCAGGCAGATGCAGGAATCCATAACCAGCATCGGAGGTCAGATAGACCAGTTTAAGGTTTAA
- a CDS encoding methyl-accepting chemotaxis protein has protein sequence MKQKKHLSLIWELLIGTIGTLFIVSLFLFISFTYVMRTMIRSVTINSVEQAMNVLDGKISSILGEYNDLVINLARVVPSLENRDQIRSVVKSMGRNMMDETLLYYATYEQIWDGGTLISHTGWEAPGDFDMQSRLWHKNAVNNRNKICYTEPFTDANTGKIIVTVSYNVLDDSGKIIGVAAADIVLDALSQAVKNINLSDNSRIYIVASDGRFITNDDFSLIMNKSYLDTLDEKTVSKAEYLSGKERTFTEGDRFFGVRPVSGTDWYIVTEGPSSDFSGAYTSLLIFVMMILAVIVVVLILMDVILSNRVAKHFRVIVEGCEYIAKGDFTKIYPDFFTKEASLLAKGFNTFSKSIGSLVGTIRESSASISQVSEQLASNTQEINDSVSTTENAIAGMNGTIEKQAMAITSVNEAVTQVVQKTKNLDSEIDNQNKLIISSSENIESMMKQFFGITKTAESMTSRVDSIVKSSASSTDALKKSVAQIQEVQAESGALLEMNTVISSVASQTNLLAMNAAIEAAHAGESGKGFAVVADEIRKLAETTSKQAKNSSASLRSIQEKIDDISSSSLDVEKSFELTIGEIQNFETAMTSLSQTVSREGKRAEEILESLTDIKTSCSNVKESASVITEGTARVEENCVNLTSMQSEVDNGIRSCDSASKVLEATSKNISEISGKAQQSVGKLTDAVSAFNV, from the coding sequence ATGAAGCAGAAAAAACATCTTTCCCTTATTTGGGAACTTTTAATCGGTACAATTGGAACTTTATTTATAGTTTCGCTTTTTCTTTTTATTTCATTTACTTATGTAATGCGCACGATGATACGGTCTGTAACGATTAATTCAGTTGAACAGGCTATGAATGTGCTTGACGGTAAGATTTCTTCCATATTAGGGGAATATAATGATCTTGTAATAAATCTGGCTCGTGTGGTTCCTTCGCTTGAAAACAGGGATCAGATACGTAGTGTTGTAAAAAGTATGGGCCGCAATATGATGGATGAAACCTTACTGTATTATGCGACTTACGAGCAGATCTGGGATGGGGGAACTCTTATTTCCCATACTGGATGGGAGGCTCCCGGGGATTTTGACATGCAGTCCCGTCTGTGGCATAAGAATGCCGTTAACAACCGTAATAAAATTTGTTACACGGAACCTTTTACGGATGCTAATACCGGAAAAATTATCGTTACTGTAAGTTATAATGTTCTTGATGATTCAGGTAAGATCATTGGAGTTGCAGCTGCTGATATTGTTCTTGATGCACTGTCTCAGGCTGTAAAGAATATTAATCTTTCTGATAACAGCAGGATTTACATTGTTGCTTCTGACGGACGCTTTATTACAAATGATGATTTTTCACTGATAATGAATAAAAGTTATCTTGATACTCTGGATGAAAAAACAGTTTCTAAGGCTGAATACTTAAGTGGAAAAGAACGTACGTTTACGGAAGGTGACAGATTCTTTGGCGTTCGTCCTGTTTCCGGTACTGACTGGTACATCGTTACGGAAGGTCCTTCTTCTGATTTCAGCGGAGCTTATACCAGCCTTCTTATTTTTGTTATGATGATTCTTGCCGTGATTGTTGTTGTTTTAATCCTCATGGATGTCATTCTTTCCAATCGTGTTGCAAAACATTTCCGCGTAATTGTTGAAGGCTGTGAATATATTGCGAAGGGTGATTTTACAAAAATATATCCGGATTTCTTTACAAAAGAAGCTTCTTTGCTTGCAAAAGGATTCAATACGTTTTCAAAGAGCATAGGCTCTCTGGTAGGAACAATACGTGAGTCATCTGCTTCAATATCGCAGGTGTCTGAACAGCTTGCTTCCAATACTCAGGAAATAAATGATTCTGTCTCTACTACGGAAAATGCCATTGCAGGAATGAATGGTACGATTGAAAAGCAGGCTATGGCAATAACTTCTGTAAATGAAGCCGTAACCCAGGTTGTTCAGAAAACAAAGAATCTTGATTCTGAAATTGATAATCAGAATAAACTTATAATTTCATCATCTGAAAATATTGAAAGCATGATGAAGCAGTTTTTTGGAATTACAAAAACAGCTGAAAGCATGACTTCAAGAGTTGACAGTATTGTAAAATCTTCTGCTTCCAGTACGGATGCCCTTAAAAAATCTGTGGCACAGATTCAGGAAGTTCAGGCTGAATCAGGAGCCCTTCTTGAAATGAATACTGTAATTTCTTCCGTTGCCAGTCAGACGAACCTTCTTGCTATGAATGCTGCGATAGAAGCAGCGCATGCCGGAGAAAGCGGAAAAGGATTTGCTGTTGTAGCAGATGAAATTCGAAAACTTGCAGAGACAACTTCAAAGCAGGCTAAGAATTCAAGTGCTTCCCTGAGGTCAATTCAGGAAAAAATTGATGATATTTCATCTTCATCTCTTGATGTGGAAAAATCTTTTGAACTTACTATCGGTGAAATTCAGAATTTTGAAACTGCAATGACATCTCTTTCTCAGACAGTCAGCAGGGAAGGAAAAAGAGCTGAGGAGATTCTGGAATCCCTTACGGATATTAAGACGAGCTGTTCCAATGTAAAGGAAAGTGCCTCTGTAATTACAGAAGGTACTGCAAGGGTAGAAGAGAACTGCGTGAACCTTACATCAATGCAGTCAGAAGTTGATAATGGAATCCGTTCCTGTGATTCAGCTTCAAAAGTTCTGGAGGCTACCTCAAAGAATATCAGTGAGATTTCAGGGAAGGCTCAGCAGTCTGTAGGAAAACTTACTGATGCAGTCAGTGCTTTCAATGTGTAA
- the gpmI gene encoding 2,3-bisphosphoglycerate-independent phosphoglycerate mutase → MADTMHALEKNPNWKGRRGPVVLVIMDGVGYGKYEDGDAVKASRMEYLDWLTANCPHTKLKAHGTAVGLPSDDDMGNSEVGHNAMGCGRVFAQGAKLVGESISSGSMFKDATWQKLVKNVADKNSTLHFIGLVSDGNVHSHIDHLKAMVAQAAKDGIKKVRVHALLDGRDVDPTSALNYITPLEEYLASFKDCDYRIASGGGRMYMTMDRYNADWSMVQRGWYAHVLGEGRAFESATKAIETYRAEVPGILDQDMHEFVIAENGKPVGTINDGDSVIYFNFRGDRALEITKAFETPASADFPYFDRKRVPSVEYAGMMEYDGDAHIPSQYLVNPPSIDRTMGEYLTKTGVRLLAISETQKYGHVTYFFNGNKQGKFDEKLEDYIEVPSDVVPFEQRPWMKCAEITDKVIEAIKSGKYDHIRLNFPNGDMVGHTGVFNAVVCSMEGMDLQLGRIRDAIKEAGGIMCVTADHGNSDDMYEHAKDGSVKKDKDGTPKAKTSHSLNPVPGIIYDPEYKGEYDNTKLNDGLGISSWPATIMNLMGYFAPTDYDKSMVNLK, encoded by the coding sequence ATGGCAGACACAATGCACGCTTTGGAAAAAAATCCAAACTGGAAAGGAAGAAGAGGTCCGGTCGTTCTTGTTATCATGGACGGTGTCGGATATGGAAAGTATGAAGATGGAGATGCAGTAAAGGCTTCCCGCATGGAATACCTTGACTGGCTGACGGCAAATTGCCCTCATACAAAGCTTAAGGCTCATGGAACTGCAGTAGGTCTTCCTTCTGATGATGATATGGGTAACTCTGAAGTAGGTCATAACGCAATGGGATGCGGACGCGTATTTGCTCAGGGTGCAAAACTTGTTGGAGAAAGCATTTCTTCTGGTTCCATGTTTAAGGATGCTACATGGCAGAAACTTGTAAAGAACGTAGCAGATAAAAATTCTACACTTCATTTTATCGGTCTTGTTTCTGACGGAAACGTTCATTCTCATATTGACCATCTTAAGGCAATGGTTGCTCAGGCTGCAAAAGACGGCATAAAGAAAGTTCGCGTTCATGCACTTCTTGACGGTCGTGACGTAGATCCTACTTCTGCACTTAATTACATTACTCCTCTTGAAGAGTACCTTGCTTCTTTCAAGGATTGTGATTACAGAATCGCATCAGGCGGCGGCCGTATGTATATGACTATGGACCGTTATAATGCTGACTGGTCTATGGTACAGCGCGGATGGTATGCACATGTTCTTGGTGAAGGACGTGCTTTTGAAAGTGCAACAAAAGCTATTGAAACATATCGTGCCGAAGTTCCTGGAATTCTTGATCAGGATATGCATGAATTTGTTATTGCAGAAAACGGAAAGCCTGTGGGAACAATCAATGACGGTGACAGCGTAATCTACTTTAACTTCCGCGGTGACCGTGCTCTTGAAATTACAAAGGCTTTTGAAACCCCTGCATCTGCAGATTTCCCGTACTTCGACAGGAAGAGAGTTCCTTCTGTTGAATATGCAGGAATGATGGAATATGACGGAGATGCTCATATTCCTTCTCAGTATCTTGTTAATCCTCCAAGCATTGACCGCACTATGGGAGAATATCTTACAAAAACTGGTGTAAGGCTTCTTGCAATTTCTGAAACACAGAAATACGGTCATGTTACATACTTCTTCAACGGAAACAAGCAGGGTAAGTTTGACGAGAAGCTGGAAGATTATATTGAAGTTCCTTCTGATGTCGTTCCTTTTGAGCAGCGTCCATGGATGAAGTGTGCTGAAATTACTGATAAAGTTATTGAAGCAATAAAGAGCGGAAAATATGACCACATCCGTCTTAACTTCCCGAACGGTGATATGGTAGGACATACAGGTGTATTTAATGCTGTTGTATGTTCAATGGAAGGAATGGACCTTCAGCTTGGAAGAATCCGTGATGCAATAAAAGAAGCCGGCGGTATTATGTGTGTAACTGCTGATCATGGAAACTCTGACGACATGTACGAACATGCAAAAGACGGTTCTGTAAAGAAAGATAAGGATGGAACTCCAAAAGCAAAAACATCACATTCCCTTAATCCTGTTCCAGGTATCATTTATGATCCTGAATATAAGGGTGAATATGATAATACTAAACTTAATGACGGGCTTGGTATCAGTTCATGGCCTGCAACAATCATGAACCTTATGGGTTATTTTGCACCTACAGACTATGACAAGTCTATGGTAAACCTTAAGTAG